The following coding sequences are from one Methanosarcina sp. WWM596 window:
- a CDS encoding VanZ family protein, protein MLKLKKSRFFIIITILYAIMVFYLSVSASIGGLKRFLKMDLGYPVRNILVANNLSSITEFLIDCLNVVQKASLDPGHIGIYFGMGVLLYFVFLTSKNPALVRYSAVCAVSIGTAYGILNEIFQTFLPYRTASVADIVSNLLGLVLAQISVILFAFALKIFFYKKNIKKSVD, encoded by the coding sequence TTATATGCAATAATGGTTTTTTATCTCTCAGTCAGTGCCAGCATAGGGGGCCTCAAACGCTTCCTTAAAATGGATCTGGGTTACCCTGTTAGAAATATTCTTGTTGCCAACAACCTCTCTTCTATCACGGAATTTTTGATTGATTGTCTGAATGTTGTTCAGAAAGCATCCTTAGACCCAGGGCATATAGGTATATATTTCGGGATGGGAGTTTTACTGTATTTTGTATTTTTAACTTCTAAAAACCCGGCACTAGTGAGATATTCGGCGGTCTGTGCAGTATCCATAGGAACTGCCTACGGTATACTGAACGAAATATTCCAGACGTTCCTTCCTTACCGGACTGCAAGCGTGGCAGATATTGTTTCAAATCTCCTTGGGCTGGTACTTGCACAGATTTCCGTAATTCTTTTTGCGTTTGCATTAAAAATATTCTTTTATAAAAAAAACATTAAAAAATCAGTAGATTAA